One Chordicoccus furentiruminis DNA window includes the following coding sequences:
- a CDS encoding class B sortase — protein MNGRKKGGSGFGVVRTVVLAVALGVLAFSGWQLFQIFHVYRESGKEYARLADSYTAPAESIPAVSDGTSPGTPAQTPPYPDIEDAEPPLTVDWNKLKSINPEIVGWLYIDAQPKISYPICQAKDNDYYLHRTFERQDLFAGAIFMDFHNASDFSDPDSIVYGHNMKNGSMFGMLKYVADQYEEHPYFWILTPEGNYRYHIYSIMSTAAESDVYTLYSGGDDSFLAWEKKLQAGSEVKNELPLYKTDKTVILSTCTSDSNVRKVVIGKCVSSVRPEKKTTPAPTPSAAPSDGVYEGDDAAGQTG, from the coding sequence GTGAACGGAAGGAAGAAAGGCGGAAGCGGATTCGGAGTCGTGCGGACCGTGGTGCTGGCGGTCGCACTGGGGGTGCTGGCCTTTTCCGGCTGGCAGCTCTTCCAGATCTTTCATGTGTACCGCGAGAGCGGAAAGGAGTACGCGCGGCTGGCAGATTCCTATACCGCGCCGGCCGAATCGATTCCGGCGGTTTCCGACGGGACTTCGCCGGGAACGCCGGCCCAGACGCCGCCCTACCCGGACATCGAGGACGCCGAGCCGCCGCTGACTGTGGACTGGAACAAGCTGAAGTCGATCAACCCGGAGATTGTGGGCTGGCTCTATATCGACGCGCAGCCGAAGATCAGCTATCCGATCTGCCAGGCAAAGGACAACGATTACTATCTGCACCGGACCTTTGAGCGGCAGGATCTGTTCGCCGGCGCGATCTTCATGGACTTCCACAATGCGTCGGATTTCTCAGACCCGGATTCCATCGTGTATGGGCACAACATGAAGAACGGAAGCATGTTCGGGATGCTGAAGTACGTGGCGGATCAGTATGAGGAGCATCCGTACTTCTGGATTCTGACGCCGGAGGGAAATTACCGCTACCATATTTATTCTATCATGTCCACTGCTGCGGAATCGGACGTCTACACGCTGTATTCAGGCGGAGACGATTCCTTTCTCGCATGGGAAAAGAAACTTCAGGCAGGATCGGAGGTCAAAAACGAGCTTCCGCTTTATAAAACGGACAAGACCGTCATTCTGAGCACCTGCACGTCGGACAGCAATGTGCGGAAGGTGGTCATCGGGAAGTGCGTTTCATCCGTGCGCCCGGAGAAGAAGACGACGCCGGCTCCGACGCCGTCTGCCGCGCCCTCCGACGGCGTCTACGAAGGGGATGATGCGGCGGGGCAGACCGGTTAA
- a CDS encoding PLP-dependent aminotransferase family protein — MKAYNEMTRDELLSEKEALERQFAEVKAQHLKLDMSRGKPSKAQLELSNEMMDVLNGDSYFLDETGTDCRNYGIMDGIPEAKRLMGEMSEVSPDHMIIFGNSSLNIMFDTVSRSYTHGVCGSTPWCRLDKVKFLCPVPGYDRHFRITEFFGIEMINIPMTPEGPDMDLVEQYVNSDPAVKGIWCVPKYSNPQGYSYSDATVLRFARLNPAAEDFRIYWDNAYSIHHLYDEPEKQDVILEILDECEKAGHPDMVYKFISTSKVTFPGSGLAALASSKRNLEDISKFMQVQTIGHDKLNQLRHVRFFGNMANMHAHMSRHAAILRPKFEAVENALEKDLGGLGIASWTNPRGGYFISFDSMDGCAKAIVAKCAEAGVKLTPAGATYPYGKDPKDSNIRIAPSFPTLEELKKAAAVFTLSVRLVSVEKLLEA, encoded by the coding sequence ATGAAGGCTTACAATGAGATGACCAGAGACGAGCTGCTGAGCGAGAAGGAAGCGCTGGAGCGTCAGTTCGCGGAAGTGAAGGCGCAGCACCTGAAGCTCGATATGTCCCGGGGCAAGCCGTCGAAGGCGCAGCTTGAGCTGTCGAACGAGATGATGGATGTGCTCAACGGCGACTCGTATTTCCTGGACGAGACGGGAACGGACTGCCGCAACTACGGCATCATGGACGGCATTCCGGAAGCCAAGCGCCTGATGGGCGAGATGTCCGAGGTCTCTCCGGATCATATGATCATCTTCGGCAACTCCTCTCTCAATATCATGTTCGATACCGTGTCCCGGTCCTACACCCACGGAGTCTGCGGCAGCACGCCCTGGTGCCGGCTGGACAAGGTGAAATTCCTCTGCCCGGTGCCCGGCTATGACCGGCATTTCCGTATCACCGAGTTCTTCGGCATCGAGATGATCAACATCCCGATGACGCCGGAAGGCCCGGATATGGATCTGGTGGAACAGTACGTAAACAGCGATCCCGCGGTCAAGGGAATCTGGTGTGTGCCGAAGTATTCGAATCCCCAGGGCTACAGCTATTCCGACGCGACCGTGCTCCGTTTCGCCCGGCTGAATCCGGCGGCGGAGGATTTCCGGATCTACTGGGACAACGCCTACTCGATTCATCATCTCTATGACGAGCCGGAGAAGCAGGACGTCATACTCGAGATTCTGGATGAGTGCGAGAAGGCGGGACACCCGGATATGGTCTACAAGTTCATCTCCACGTCGAAGGTGACCTTCCCCGGCTCGGGTCTCGCGGCGCTGGCTTCCTCGAAGCGGAACCTTGAGGATATCTCGAAGTTCATGCAGGTTCAGACCATAGGCCACGACAAGCTGAATCAGCTGCGCCATGTCCGCTTCTTCGGCAATATGGCGAACATGCATGCGCATATGTCCCGTCACGCCGCGATCCTGCGCCCGAAATTCGAGGCGGTGGAGAATGCACTTGAGAAGGATCTCGGCGGCCTCGGGATCGCAAGCTGGACGAACCCGAGAGGCGGCTACTTCATTTCCTTCGATTCGATGGACGGCTGCGCGAAGGCGATTGTGGCGAAGTGCGCGGAAGCCGGCGTCAAGCTGACGCCGGCAGGGGCGACCTATCCGTACGGGAAGGATCCGAAGGACAGCAACATCCGGATCGCGCCTTCGTTCCCGACGCTGGAGGAGCTGAAAAAGGCAGCCGCGGTCTTCACGCTGAGCGTCCGGCTCGTCAGCGTGGAGAAGCTGCTGGAGGCGTAA
- a CDS encoding class I SAM-dependent methyltransferase, producing the protein MWVADRWKEYEVLDTSGGEKLERWGRYLLIRPDPQIIWQTPKKHSGWKRPNGHYHRSARGGGSWEFFDLPKSWIIRYDDLAFHLKPFSFKHTGLFPEQAANWDWFRPLIEHAGRPIRVLNLFAYTGGATCAALAAGASVTHVDASKGMVTWAHENAELSGVGFRDVRWLVDDCTKFVQRELRRGSRYDAVIMDPPSYGRGPKGEIWKIEDTVFPLISLCAQLLSDRPLFFLISSYTTGLQSGVLTYMLHTALDGRNPAAIESGEIGLPVSGNGLILPCGCAGRAWWS; encoded by the coding sequence ATGTGGGTCGCGGATCGATGGAAGGAATATGAAGTGCTGGATACATCCGGGGGAGAGAAGCTCGAGCGATGGGGCCGCTACCTGCTGATCCGTCCGGATCCGCAGATTATCTGGCAGACGCCGAAGAAGCACTCCGGCTGGAAAAGGCCCAACGGCCACTACCACCGGAGCGCCCGGGGCGGAGGAAGCTGGGAGTTCTTCGATCTTCCGAAGAGCTGGATCATCCGCTACGACGATCTGGCGTTCCACCTGAAGCCCTTCAGCTTCAAGCATACCGGCCTTTTCCCGGAACAGGCCGCCAACTGGGACTGGTTCCGTCCTCTCATTGAGCACGCGGGCAGACCGATCCGCGTGCTCAACCTCTTCGCGTACACGGGCGGAGCGACCTGCGCCGCACTGGCAGCCGGCGCTTCCGTCACCCATGTGGACGCGTCGAAAGGCATGGTAACCTGGGCCCATGAGAACGCGGAGCTCTCCGGCGTCGGGTTCCGGGACGTCCGCTGGCTCGTGGACGACTGCACCAAATTCGTGCAGCGCGAGCTCAGGCGCGGCAGCCGCTACGATGCCGTTATCATGGACCCTCCCTCCTACGGACGGGGTCCGAAGGGCGAGATCTGGAAGATTGAGGACACGGTCTTCCCGCTGATTTCGCTCTGCGCGCAGCTGCTGAGCGACCGTCCGCTCTTTTTCCTGATCAGTTCCTACACCACCGGCCTTCAGAGCGGCGTGCTCACCTATATGCTGCACACCGCGCTGGACGGCAGAAACCCCGCCGCAATCGAATCCGGAGAGATCGGTCTTCCGGTTTCCGGAAACGGTCTCATCCTGCCCTGCGGCTGCGCCGGCCGGGCCTGGTGGAGCTGA
- a CDS encoding SH3 domain-containing protein — protein MKRQIRAALVLTACVSALSLTACGGASTISSLTDSDSTTTTVGGNANQTTAVNAGTVTVAGTTSAASSTSSSLPAIPAQVVGNAATGATTSGTTAATSNAATAVTPAATATPAPTATPAADATSSAESFVPAGEGNTATAKATVNFRSEPDTSDEDNIIGGIKEGETVTVLDSQDGWYEVEYNGETGWVSSKYFE, from the coding sequence ATGAAAAGACAGATCAGAGCTGCACTGGTTCTGACTGCGTGCGTATCGGCGCTTTCGCTGACGGCATGCGGAGGGGCGAGTACGATTTCTTCTCTTACAGACAGTGATTCGACTACGACGACGGTGGGCGGCAACGCGAACCAGACGACGGCGGTGAACGCGGGTACGGTAACGGTAGCGGGCACGACGTCCGCCGCTTCTTCCACATCCTCCTCGCTTCCGGCGATTCCGGCGCAGGTGGTCGGAAATGCAGCAACAGGCGCGACCACGTCGGGCACGACCGCAGCGACGTCGAACGCGGCCACAGCCGTCACTCCGGCGGCGACTGCGACGCCGGCTCCGACTGCGACACCGGCGGCGGATGCCACCTCCAGCGCGGAGTCCTTTGTGCCGGCGGGCGAGGGCAATACCGCGACGGCGAAGGCAACCGTGAATTTCCGCTCGGAACCGGATACCAGCGATGAAGATAACATCATCGGCGGCATCAAGGAAGGCGAGACCGTGACAGTCCTTGACTCTCAGGACGGATGGTATGAGGTCGAATACAACGGCGAGACCGGATGGGTCAGCTCGAAGTACTTCGAATAA
- a CDS encoding LytTR family DNA-binding domain-containing protein: MNNTSLEDLSIRIITEYYRNNIEPALHYIDENIIWVGPRLGQLIRGREELTRFFREAKTDLAFELGDIQLYDVSSGTSSWEILLIYEVVTRFPDGTFHVHHQRLHYSWTLRRCPQPDGTSRRDFRITMVHISNAKAIEAVSLYAQSAADSATDALYVHDESDSSGHRCVLRGRDGSSRYFPAERILYIESTDGGRHTAVHTEAQTVPCMERLSQIQEEYGDCFLRPHISYLVNPLAVDDITRFRLTLKNGETLPIPEKRFTAFRSELNRWFLR; the protein is encoded by the coding sequence ATGAACAACACAAGCCTCGAGGATCTCTCGATCCGGATCATCACCGAATACTACCGGAACAACATCGAGCCGGCACTCCATTACATTGACGAGAATATCATCTGGGTCGGTCCGCGGCTCGGCCAGCTCATCCGCGGCCGTGAGGAACTGACCCGGTTCTTCCGCGAGGCGAAAACCGATCTCGCCTTCGAGCTTGGGGACATTCAGCTCTACGACGTTTCGTCCGGCACAAGCAGCTGGGAGATCCTCCTGATCTACGAGGTCGTCACCCGCTTCCCGGACGGGACCTTCCATGTCCATCATCAGCGGCTGCATTATTCATGGACGCTCAGACGCTGCCCTCAGCCGGACGGAACGTCCCGCCGGGATTTTCGGATCACCATGGTCCATATCTCCAACGCGAAGGCGATCGAGGCGGTCAGCCTCTACGCTCAGTCGGCCGCCGATTCCGCCACGGACGCCCTGTACGTCCATGATGAATCAGATTCTTCCGGACACCGCTGCGTACTCCGCGGAAGAGACGGCAGCAGCCGCTACTTTCCGGCGGAGCGCATCCTTTACATCGAGAGCACGGACGGGGGGCGGCATACCGCCGTGCACACCGAAGCGCAGACAGTTCCCTGCATGGAGCGTCTCTCGCAGATTCAGGAGGAGTATGGCGACTGCTTTCTAAGACCCCATATCAGCTATCTCGTCAATCCGCTGGCCGTCGACGACATCACCCGCTTTCGTCTCACGCTGAAAAACGGCGAGACTCTCCCGATCCCCGAGAAGCGGTTCACCGCCTTCCGCAGCGAGCTCAACCGCTGGTTTCTCCGCTGA
- a CDS encoding sensor histidine kinase, which translates to MKMSGVIRLSGVLAAALAVVGMIAAVMACSKWEERVGGAKKVRVIREAEITVDGTTEFRTLPLRIGSLAPGTSVTAAYTIESDGNSCIQVRSAFAPLEVEIDGRTVYRFGAKGSRPSFMKDPGTMIRWIQVEEAGRHRVTLHFTSPNSRTALVVSAILLSNQSGLLRYYMNHMGPAMSESAVLVVAGILLAFLSLFVIPLEKQGALLLWVGLFALSTGVWGVSGCDMALLYLNDPNLMYVLSYLSFFVMLLPLERFLMDSIGFCHPLPFRILNDTLLGASAAAIILQLVGIVMFTESVWFFQLFLIVSLLSFTAGIVYEAVRRRNRTALAMLVPMVILLTASLLELHFYRKSVGYSDSRYFLTGAVVFCFCMSIVGAFSIRRSVLIRRREQVQEYEIFLLQRELTEQQKYQAAVLQQEERLRRQRHDFRHQLTVLKEYSLKGEKEELNRFIDLMIKSIPKNRDVRYCENRAVNAVISYYASVCSEMGVQPEIRVTVPPHLTTVQERDLSVLFGNLLENAMEACQRMQDTGKRFIRLTSVMHLNTLVIRMENSYSGRLRRWGRFYLSGKRDEVGIGLTSIASIADAAGGNASFYPEGDVFVSDVYLTLETEEN; encoded by the coding sequence ATGAAGATGAGCGGAGTGATCCGGCTGTCCGGCGTGCTGGCCGCGGCGCTGGCGGTCGTCGGAATGATCGCCGCCGTCATGGCCTGCTCAAAATGGGAGGAGCGGGTCGGCGGAGCGAAGAAGGTGCGGGTGATCCGTGAGGCGGAGATCACGGTGGACGGGACGACGGAGTTCCGTACGCTTCCGCTGCGCATCGGATCGCTTGCTCCCGGTACATCCGTGACGGCTGCATACACCATCGAAAGCGACGGAAACAGCTGCATCCAGGTGAGAAGCGCCTTTGCCCCTCTCGAGGTGGAAATTGACGGCAGAACGGTCTACCGTTTCGGCGCAAAGGGAAGCCGTCCGTCCTTCATGAAGGATCCGGGGACCATGATCCGGTGGATCCAGGTGGAGGAGGCGGGGAGACACCGGGTGACGCTTCATTTTACGTCGCCGAACAGCCGGACCGCCCTTGTGGTTTCCGCGATTCTTCTCTCCAATCAGTCCGGTCTTCTGCGTTATTACATGAATCATATGGGTCCGGCGATGTCGGAAAGCGCGGTACTGGTGGTCGCGGGGATCCTGCTGGCCTTTCTCTCTCTCTTTGTGATTCCGCTCGAAAAGCAGGGAGCGCTTCTGCTCTGGGTCGGTCTGTTCGCGCTGAGTACCGGCGTGTGGGGCGTCAGCGGCTGCGACATGGCGCTTCTTTATCTGAACGACCCGAATCTGATGTACGTGCTGAGCTATCTGAGCTTTTTCGTAATGCTTCTGCCGCTGGAGAGGTTCCTGATGGACAGCATCGGATTCTGCCATCCGCTTCCGTTCCGGATCCTGAACGATACGCTGCTGGGCGCGTCCGCGGCGGCGATCATTCTTCAGCTGGTGGGAATCGTGATGTTTACCGAGAGCGTATGGTTCTTTCAGCTGTTCCTGATCGTGTCGCTTCTTTCCTTCACCGCCGGAATCGTGTATGAGGCGGTGAGGCGCCGGAACCGGACGGCGCTGGCGATGCTGGTTCCGATGGTGATTCTGCTGACCGCTTCGCTTCTGGAACTGCATTTTTACAGAAAGAGCGTCGGCTATTCGGATTCGCGCTATTTTCTGACAGGCGCCGTGGTCTTCTGTTTCTGCATGAGCATCGTCGGCGCGTTCAGCATCCGCAGATCCGTGCTGATCCGCCGGCGTGAGCAGGTTCAGGAATATGAGATTTTTCTGCTTCAGCGGGAACTGACGGAACAGCAGAAGTATCAGGCCGCGGTGCTGCAGCAGGAGGAAAGGCTCCGGAGGCAGCGGCATGATTTCCGCCATCAGCTGACGGTGCTGAAGGAGTACAGCCTGAAAGGAGAAAAGGAGGAGCTGAACCGGTTTATCGATCTGATGATCAAGTCGATTCCGAAGAATCGGGACGTGCGGTACTGCGAGAACCGCGCCGTGAACGCGGTGATTTCCTACTATGCGTCCGTCTGCTCGGAGATGGGCGTGCAGCCGGAGATCCGCGTGACGGTTCCGCCGCATCTGACGACGGTTCAGGAACGGGATCTGTCCGTTCTGTTCGGGAATCTGCTCGAGAACGCGATGGAGGCATGTCAGCGGATGCAGGATACCGGGAAGCGGTTCATCCGGCTGACATCCGTGATGCATCTGAATACGCTGGTCATCCGGATGGAGAACAGCTACAGCGGGCGGCTGCGCCGCTGGGGACGCTTTTATCTGTCAGGCAAACGGGATGAGGTGGGGATCGGGCTGACGTCCATCGCCTCGATCGCGGACGCGGCGGGCGGGAACGCCTCCTTCTATCCGGAGGGGGACGTGTTTGTTTCCGATGTCTATCTCACGCTGGAGACAGAGGAGAACTGA
- a CDS encoding LytR/AlgR family response regulator transcription factor produces MEQLRIGICEDNREDRLRLIGLIRQEPGRHTLEEAGSAEEMLRTYYPGKYDLLLLDIYMEGMTGIEALTKIRTIDSGVEAAIVTTSEDFTLESYRLHAIRYLEKPVQKKELEDLLRFCIMKKEAEPHFMIESDGRVIRIPFGLIDYIEQRGRMLVICRSDGDPLTVTGRLDEIEPQFPAKAFFRCHKSYLVNLARIRRLDRELMTFVMEDGSQVHIRRQSLPAARRAYENWLFRVTKGFEAGCGQEADS; encoded by the coding sequence ATGGAGCAGCTTCGAATCGGGATCTGCGAGGATAATCGGGAGGACCGTCTGCGGCTCATCGGACTGATCAGGCAGGAGCCGGGCCGTCATACGCTGGAGGAGGCCGGATCGGCGGAGGAGATGCTTCGGACCTACTATCCGGGAAAATACGATCTTCTCCTCCTTGATATTTATATGGAAGGCATGACCGGCATCGAGGCGCTGACAAAGATCCGGACCATCGACAGCGGCGTGGAGGCGGCAATCGTCACGACCAGCGAGGACTTCACGCTGGAATCGTACCGCCTGCACGCGATCCGTTATCTGGAGAAGCCGGTGCAGAAGAAGGAGCTCGAGGATCTTCTCCGCTTCTGCATCATGAAGAAGGAGGCGGAGCCTCATTTCATGATCGAGTCGGACGGAAGGGTGATCCGGATTCCGTTCGGCCTGATCGACTATATCGAGCAGCGCGGCAGGATGCTGGTGATCTGCCGCAGCGACGGCGATCCGCTCACCGTCACGGGACGTCTGGATGAAATCGAGCCTCAGTTTCCCGCGAAGGCCTTTTTCCGATGCCACAAGAGCTATCTCGTGAATCTTGCCCGGATCCGCCGTCTGGACAGGGAACTGATGACGTTCGTGATGGAAGACGGCTCTCAGGTTCACATCCGAAGACAGAGCCTCCCGGCCGCCCGCCGCGCGTATGAAAACTGGCTGTTCCGGGTGACGAAGGGATTTGAGGCCGGATGCGGGCAGGAAGCGGATTCATGA
- a CDS encoding ISAs1 family transposase, whose translation MIEFLRTVPDPRKERNRRHDHAEILLCLAIGYAAGKTSYRRAMEWCERHISFLRTGMTLKNGVPSVSTVSRLMSSIDEELFLYAFMEWIGEILDSRGLHLIIDGKALRGATSKVRGERTPMIMNVIDAQTKLVLCQYPIDCKENECAAIPKLLKLLNIRGSTVTIDAIGTNTGIMEQIVQAGGHYVLTVKRNNPETYEDLVRTFQELGKTYEDSQADGSCKKRYQELLAKYEQDDHYEKNRERHEHRYYQVCHDPTVLERTMRDWGSVKTVGCVRQIRIPVRRNEKGEETTPDEKTFLQNREKTIGADADDGRSAKVQMVGVVSDRELSLDEMAKIKRQHWMIENSLHHVLDDTFREDRSPAKRSRNNLALIRKISYNVLRIAFKEEISPGVMTERMDIFADSPDLITKYFFSPILSLN comes from the coding sequence TTGATCGAGTTCCTTCGGACAGTTCCGGACCCAAGAAAAGAACGGAACCGGCGCCACGACCATGCGGAGATACTGCTGTGCCTGGCTATAGGATATGCGGCGGGAAAGACATCCTATCGCAGGGCGATGGAGTGGTGCGAACGCCATATATCATTTCTCCGTACAGGGATGACATTGAAAAACGGGGTCCCATCCGTATCAACGGTCAGCAGGCTGATGTCTTCGATCGACGAGGAGTTGTTTCTTTATGCCTTTATGGAATGGATCGGAGAGATCCTGGACTCACGGGGACTGCATCTGATCATTGATGGGAAAGCGCTGCGCGGGGCAACATCAAAGGTCCGGGGCGAACGGACCCCTATGATCATGAATGTGATCGACGCGCAGACGAAGCTCGTACTGTGCCAATATCCCATTGATTGTAAGGAAAACGAATGCGCGGCGATACCGAAGTTACTGAAGCTGCTGAATATCCGGGGAAGTACAGTGACTATAGACGCGATCGGCACCAATACTGGTATCATGGAGCAGATCGTGCAGGCGGGCGGTCATTATGTATTGACCGTAAAAAGGAACAATCCAGAGACATATGAAGATCTGGTCAGAACTTTTCAGGAACTGGGAAAGACCTACGAAGACAGTCAGGCAGATGGATCCTGTAAAAAGCGGTACCAGGAACTCCTCGCAAAGTATGAGCAGGATGACCACTATGAAAAAAACAGGGAACGGCATGAACATCGATACTACCAGGTGTGTCATGACCCGACGGTATTGGAACGGACCATGAGGGACTGGGGATCTGTAAAAACGGTCGGATGTGTACGGCAGATACGGATACCAGTCCGGAGAAATGAGAAAGGCGAGGAGACAACGCCAGATGAAAAGACATTTTTACAAAACAGGGAAAAAACAATAGGGGCAGACGCTGATGACGGGAGATCGGCAAAGGTCCAGATGGTCGGGGTGGTATCAGACAGAGAGCTCAGTCTGGATGAGATGGCAAAGATCAAACGGCAGCACTGGATGATAGAGAACAGTCTTCATCATGTGCTGGACGATACATTCCGGGAAGATCGCTCACCAGCTAAAAGATCCAGGAATAATCTGGCCCTGATCAGAAAGATCAGTTATAACGTGTTGAGGATAGCCTTTAAGGAAGAAATATCCCCAGGCGTTATGACTGAAAGGATGGACATATTTGCTGATAGTCCGGATCTGATCACGAAATATTTCTTCTCACCCATACTGAGCCTCAATTAA
- a CDS encoding DUF975 family protein translates to MIKETNTTLRQEARILLDGRWSGCVSVSLTLLCVNFTEAALLSLFGISRKAFLMSLLVGFVLRLLTSLLEDGGLLFFLRLKRKENASLSDLIEPYRREPDRFLIVSLIRCGVIAALAAPLVFLTLTSGGTPSLFFRIFIPVWSAAAAVLSVWFCLVYSMSELILMDDRRQPGGSVGALESMRTSRRLMRGNRLKLLRLFLSFIGYGFLCLLTAGIATVWVLPYLITTLVMFYEALPES, encoded by the coding sequence ATGATAAAGGAAACGAACACCACTCTCCGTCAGGAGGCCCGCATCCTGCTTGACGGCCGCTGGTCCGGCTGTGTGTCCGTCTCTCTTACGCTGCTCTGCGTGAATTTCACGGAAGCCGCCCTGCTCTCCCTCTTCGGCATCAGCCGGAAAGCCTTTCTGATGTCCCTTCTGGTCGGCTTCGTCCTCCGGCTGCTGACCAGCCTTCTGGAAGACGGCGGACTCCTCTTTTTTCTTCGTTTAAAAAGGAAAGAAAACGCCTCTCTCTCCGATCTCATCGAACCGTACCGGAGAGAACCGGACCGTTTCCTGATTGTCTCCCTGATCCGCTGCGGCGTGATCGCCGCGCTGGCCGCCCCGCTGGTCTTCCTTACCCTGACTTCCGGAGGCACGCCGTCCCTGTTTTTCCGGATCTTCATTCCGGTCTGGTCAGCGGCGGCCGCCGTTCTCTCTGTCTGGTTCTGTCTGGTCTATTCGATGTCCGAACTGATCCTCATGGATGACAGGCGACAGCCCGGCGGATCAGTCGGCGCGCTCGAGTCGATGAGGACGAGCCGCCGTCTGATGCGCGGAAACAGGCTGAAGCTTCTCCGCCTTTTTCTCTCCTTCATCGGCTACGGATTTCTCTGCCTCCTCACCGCCGGAATCGCCACGGTCTGGGTTCTCCCCTATCTGATAACCACTCTCGTGATGTTTTATGAAGCGCTGCCCGAATCATAA
- a CDS encoding selenium metabolism-associated LysR family transcriptional regulator: MDLKQVRSFVEVARVKRFTEAAERLHLSQPAVSAQIRALEKDLGAELLERTTKRVRLTEKGRQFYTYAVRIMELERTAREKMVSPGGHVITLGASTIPSSCLLPPVLASYRRERPDCFFRVLQSDSQAAVGLVLDGTVDFAVVGDTPEDPALAVRELCRDRLLIVTPVSEHYMGLKHHGAALEQLLEEPVILRENGSGTRKYFDRFLERHGIRREDLNVAACANDLEAVRRMVAGGMGISMMSAFAVQDLIRSGQIIAYQTEEEISRRFCLVWRKKHTLTEDERRFADYLKKHVPQPESDRMERHAASAAPSGTQGRREPYDSGSAS, encoded by the coding sequence ATGGATCTGAAGCAGGTCAGGAGCTTCGTGGAGGTGGCCCGGGTGAAACGGTTCACGGAGGCGGCGGAGCGTCTCCATCTCTCGCAGCCGGCGGTCAGCGCCCAGATCCGTGCGCTGGAAAAGGACCTGGGCGCCGAGCTGCTGGAGCGGACGACCAAACGGGTCCGTCTGACAGAGAAAGGAAGGCAGTTTTACACTTATGCCGTGCGGATCATGGAACTGGAGCGGACGGCGAGGGAGAAGATGGTCTCTCCCGGCGGCCATGTGATCACGCTGGGAGCGTCCACGATTCCTTCCTCCTGCCTGCTGCCGCCGGTGCTGGCTTCGTACCGGCGGGAGAGACCCGACTGCTTCTTCCGGGTGCTTCAGTCCGATTCACAGGCTGCTGTCGGACTGGTGCTTGACGGCACAGTGGATTTCGCTGTGGTGGGCGACACGCCGGAGGACCCGGCTCTTGCCGTCCGGGAGCTTTGCCGGGACCGGCTCCTTATCGTGACGCCGGTCAGCGAGCATTACATGGGGCTGAAACATCACGGAGCCGCGCTGGAACAGCTTCTGGAGGAGCCGGTGATTCTGAGGGAGAACGGATCCGGCACCCGGAAGTATTTCGACCGGTTCCTGGAAAGGCATGGAATACGGAGGGAAGACCTGAATGTCGCGGCCTGCGCCAACGATCTTGAGGCGGTTCGGAGAATGGTCGCGGGAGGAATGGGGATCTCGATGATGTCAGCCTTTGCCGTGCAGGATTTGATCCGAAGCGGACAGATCATTGCCTATCAGACGGAGGAGGAGATCAGCAGGCGGTTCTGTCTGGTCTGGCGGAAGAAGCATACGCTGACAGAGGACGAGCGCCGTTTCGCGGATTATCTGAAGAAGCATGTGCCGCAGCCGGAATCGGATCGGATGGAAAGACATGCGGCATCCGCGGCACCGTCAGGGACACAAGGGCGCCGTGAACCTTATGATTCGGGCAGCGCTTCATAA